DNA from Podarcis muralis chromosome 13, rPodMur119.hap1.1, whole genome shotgun sequence:
GACTGAATGCAAATGGATTAATTAAAATCTTGGAAGCAGAAAGAAGTAAGAACTTTGCACTCCAAAGCCAAGCACATAAAAAAGCACCCAAAATGTATAATTGGCTGTATTATTGATTTATATTTTAATGGGAATTGGAAATGGATAGTGATAAAATGTGGTTGTCATTGGGTTTTAACAACTGAAAATTAATAacaattatattatatataattcCTTTCCCTTTAGCTCAGCTATGGCTCCTTGGATCCAGGGCTGAGTGACCAAAGGcgcttcccttccttcttccaaaTGGTCCCCAATGAAGAAGCTCAGTATGATGGCATTGTCTGGCTACTCAGGAAGTTTGGGTGGAACTGGATTGGCCTCCTTGTTTCAGATGATGACAGTGGAGAAACCTTCCTTCGTACTCTGAGACAAAGGCTTTCCCAAAATAATCTTTGCATTTCTTGGACAGTGGTGATCCCACTAGTGACATCATATTTATCTCATGATCTTCTTAATCAAAAATTGAAACCAATTTTGTTTGCTCTCACAAGGAGGGAAATGAATGTGATTCTTGTCTATGGCGACAGTCAGTCTCTAGAGGGTTTGAGATTGGTTTTAGTCTCCTGTGAGGTTTTGTTTATGTACCCAGTGGAGAGGGTGTGGATTACAACATCTCAATGGGATTTCACTGCAGTGCTGGTTGGAGAGAAATTCACTTCAAAATCTTTCAATGGCACCTTCTCATTTACACTCCATTCAAATTcaattccagggtttcaggactTTCTACAGACTATAAATCCATGGCAGCCAAACCTTTATTTCATCCAGCAGTTCTGGGCCAGTGCATTCCTCTGTTCATTCCCAGATAACAATCTAATTGACACAACTTATGAACCCTGCACTGGGAGGGAGAAGCTGGAGAAACTCACTGGACCTGTGTTTGAAATGGAAATGTCCAGCCAGAGCTACACcatctacaatgctgtccatGCAGTAGCACATGCTCTCCATAGCATGTATTCCTCAAGAGCCAAACAAAACGTACTGGGTGAGAAATGGAGACAGCAGAAAGTTCAGCCCTGGCAGGTACTGTCAACTACTCTCCTCAATGTTAGAAGCACAAGTTATTATTACTGATTCATATGTTTCACAGCTGAGTCCTGGCATGGAGGAGAGGCCTTGGGGATTTTCCCTGGTGAGTTCTATCATTGGGAGGGACTTGATCTCAGTTAAAgaccacttgctttgcatgctgcACATTCAAAGCTCTTTAAATTAATCCATCCAGGATTCTCCTACTTGGGGATGTGCAAGGGCCAGGAGTATCCTTTGGTATCAAAACTGGGTTGAAACCTCGGATATATGCCCTGTAGCACTGTGGTAATTCAGAGCAGACAGTTCTGGGCTACAGAGAACAATGGTTTGACTTAGCACAAGGCAGTTGCATATGTTAATGGAGAAGGGTTTTGAATTACCCAGAATCTATGCCAAGTAGAAATTATACCAAGTCATGTCTCTTAGTATTGCAACTGGAAAGGCTTACAGCTCAATGGCGGAACATCTGCTTTCATTCAGAATGTCCcatgttcaacccccagcatctcaagATCATGCTTGGAAAGactctgaaaccctagagagccaatAACAATCAGTGACTGAGCTACTTAGGGCAATGATTTCACTCACTGTAAGGCAGCTTTCAGTGTCCTATAACATACTGATGAATGGTAGTAAAAAGCCAAAGGTCCACTTGtcaaagggaaaagagagagcgTATTAGCAGACAATGTTTGTGTATTTTTTCTCTTGCAATCTAGCTTCACTCCTTCCTGAAGAACATCCacttcaacaacagtgctggggaaGAAATCTCTTTGGATGAGAAGGGGCAGCAGGCAGGTGGCTATGATCTCCTCAACTTGGTCACATTTCCCAATGAGTCCTTCCAGAGAGTCCGAGTGGGGAGGGTGGACCCTCAGGCCCCCTCAGGAAAAGAGTTCGCAGTGGATGAAAGTGCCATCGCATGGAATCCCAAGTTCAAGAAGGTGGGTGGgactatttttttgttttgatcatCATCCATCTTTGATCATCATCCATCATCTTTTAGGAGAAGATCAGGAGATCCAGGAAAACAGAGATGGCTACAAAGAAGAAATGTGAGGAGGCAAGCTCTGGTACTCTCTGATGAAATACTGTTTTTGTTACTTTATTCAAATTGGTTGCTCCAGAGCTAGTTTGAAGCTAATTTGGAGCTCAGGTTAAAGAACAAGGTCTTTCTGAGTGAGGAACTGGCAACTGTTTAAAGCTCTTGAAAAGAGACTGTTGTGCTCCAAAATGCCTTGTTGGCAAcaatctttgtttgagactcagTCCAGCCATGTGGAGCGCAGATAGGGGGAAAAATCATATACCACCTGAAGTTTGTGGTCACTAATGTTGATGGATGGAGTGCTGGTGATATTCTGTCCCAGTGATATCCTGTTGGTCTCCATCAGGCTGGTGGTGGGGCCAAAATCCATGCAGGCTTGGCCATAATGCGTGGGATGAAAGCATCCAAAAGGCTAAGGAAAGGGCTAATGCTCAGAAGGCTATAGAATGCTGTGCTGTCATATGCCCGATGCAATtgattggtgggtgggtggatggattgaatttatataccactctatgCCCGGaagtctcagagcagttcacagaataaaatcacctTGGAGCTCGCAAAGCTGACAGATGCAATATGAGATAAACCTTAAAaattggtgaaagaagaatggaatgtttaaataattatttaggggACAACGGCTCAACAAGAAAGACCTggttatgtttagaatgatacTGCATAGAGAAAtgctccctgataccaagatgagggattcctttggaatgtagatagagagaattgataagaataatgatctgttgtgaacttgacggaagtgtacaatagatgagcTTTCCTGTTTTAGctcatcttccttttttcttttcttttctttttcttttcttctttttccttttctcttttcccaTAGTGGTTTATGTTTTATgccatgtactttgatattttttgtagttttgtagtttttttatttttattattattaaggaattttcttttgtaattttggttgtctatatttatatgtatttgtttaaagcaaaataaaggtatttttttaaaaaaaatccatctaTAAAACCACAAACTACTTAATCAATATCTAAAAAACTGAATAACCCGCCCTCCAAAAAAACCTACGAAGATGTATTAATACAAGATGTAAGATGTATTAGCAACGTAAGTAACACCTACCTACATTGTATATTTTAATCTTCAAGTTCAAGTACACCAagtaaaaattaattattattgaaACTTTAAAAGAGAGTGTCTTGCATAGTTTTTGTGGAAGGAAAAGGGGAATGCGTCAAACGACCAGGGCTATCTTCCACATAACTCTGTAAATGGGAACTAGAGTTTAATTCCCATAAAATGGTTGGTGAAAACTTCCTTGGAGAGCActgtcaaggttgtgtcatctgcagagAACATCAAAATATGTATAGCAACCTTATTAAATATGTTTCATCACCAACAACCAGAATCTGCCTCTTTGTCATAATGGTTCTTCATTCCTTACTCCTGCACACctaagaaggagaagaaacatCTGCTGCTGGCTCCTTATTTcagctctcctctccctccaggAGGGAATCAGTATTGGGTTATGAGGAATCAATCTATCAAGAAAGAGAAGGTTGGCACTAGCTTCTCTTTGGCATTCAGACATGTGCTGGGCTGGCCAAATGGTTAAGTGACAGCACAAAGCATCTTTATCAGGGGGCCTGATGCTTGCCCAGGGAGCAAATGCTTGACAGCCATCCTCTGAATTCAGTCCTGTGGCCTTTCTGCTGCAAAGCAGACATAGATGACAATAAAATTTGTGGAGAGAAGCGAGCTTATTCAATTCAAAATCCCTTCCTTGTCATTACCGTTAGATGCTGCCCATTTCCACCTGTGTTGAGAGCTGCCACCCTGGACAGAGTATGTTTCCCCAGCAGGGAAAGCAAATCTGTTGCTATGACTGTGTTCAGTGCCCTAAAGGGAGGATTTCAGTCCAGAAGGGTAAGTGAAGAAACCCAAGTCAACTGGAATTCCCTTCTTCCTCTCCAACACAGACATTCATGTCTTAGTCTTATTATGCCAGCTTATTTTTTGTCACGGATGCCAAGCACATGTGTTTATGTTACTGATACTTATTCTTCTttaatctcccctcccctttggaCAGCCATTCTAGAGTATATTGTGTGAAATTACGTCCACATGGAAGTAACCACCATTGAAATCAGCATGACATCCATCTGGGTAGAAATGGTTAAAACTGCACTCCGTAGATTTCCTTTTCTCTCTATTGAACCTGCAGTCAACAAATTTGCATCTTCTGTTATTTACAAGTACTGAATTATCTCTTCTATTTTATCCACACAGTTCCAATCCTTAGGAACAGTTATTTCTTGTCAAATATAGATTTGACAAGCTCCATTTTGGAAAGTGTAAAAAAGAAACACTTGGGCTACAAGCCTTGAAATGCAAAGACATGGGGCTGGATGCAGAGACAGACATGTTTAAGAGGCAAAGACAGAAATCAATCAGTATACGCTAACCATGACAAATAAATATGAATAGATTAATTAGTAAAGCTGTGATGCTCAGAGAGGAACCATCACGTATTTGAAAAATTAGGCTTTGGTTCATCAGCTCAGTAATTGGTTCTGTGTACAGCATAACAGACAGTaccaataatattaataaatatcaCTTCCAGAAATGCTAAAAGCATGCTTCTCACTTTCAGATGCAGATCAGTGTGAGAAATGCCCCGATGATCACTACCCAAATGCCTTTCAGGACCAATGTATTCCAAAAAAAATAAGCTACCTATCCTATGAGGAGCCCTTGGGGGCAATTCTGGCCTCCTTGGCTCTCGTGCTTTCCCTGGTCACAGTTGTTGTGATGGGGACCTTTGGTCTGCACTGgaacactcccattgtcaaagccaacaactggGGCATCACCTGCACCTTGCTctcttctctgcttctctgctttCTCTGCTCCTTCTTATTCATTGGCAGGCctacaaaggtgacctgtgtcttGAGGCAAACCGTGTTTGGCATCGTCTTCTCCATTGCTGTGGCTTGTGTGTTAGCCAAAACCCTCACTGTGGTTTTGGCATTCTTGGTGACCAAGCCTGGGAACAGCCTGAGGAAATGGCTTGGGAAGAGGCTGGCAGGATCCCTTATCACCTTCTGCTCTCTCATTCAAGCTGGCATCTGTCTTGGGTGGCTGGCATCCTCTCCCCCATTCTCAGAGTTTGACCTGCACTCCCAGGAGGGGCAAATCATAGTGCAGTGCAATGAAGGCTCCGACATCATGTTCCATCTTATTCTCGGCTACATGGGTCTTTTGGCCATTGTGAGCTTCTCTGTGGCTTTCTTTGCCAGGAAGTTGCCTGAtactttcaatgaagccaagttgattaccttcagcatgctggtcttctgcagtgtttggctgtcctttgtcCCCActtatctgagcaccaaagggaaatacatggtggctgtggagatcttctccatcttggcctctacTGCTGGCTTACTGGGTTGCATCTTCCTCCCTAAAATTGTCATCATTTTATTTAGGCCTCAGATGAACAGTAAAGAGAGGTTAGTAAGGAAGTAGGTGTGGCGTAGTCAGGTaaagggagggcaggagggagggagggggaagcagtgtCTCGTTCCCTTGATCCTCTCCTGACTGTATAGAGTCCAAGAAACCTCTAATGCAACATTTGATCATGAGAATTGATTCAAGCCCAAATCTAGGTCAGGCCTTCCTCAGGTCAGTTTCTGGCTAATGTGTTGAATGTCCCttcatttttaaatgcaaatactttttttccttatgtttatatatttgtacattaaATTCATGTTACCCTAATCACAACATCCAACTGTTTTATGTGGGTTCTGTGATTGTACTAATATTTCAGATTTACAGTACAATTGTGCTTACCTATAAAAAACCGGTTATATTTGGGGAGTGAACAGTGAAAAATAGAATACCAGAAATTTTGCATGAAATATATTGAAGACATATGGATTTATGGACTCAACAATGTCCTGAAATCCAGGCACCTTGTTGCTGTGGAGCGTGAAGGCCAGTGTTCCATTTAGGGATTTTGCTGTGAATTTTCCTGCAGTAAAAGTAACTGTAACATCCCACTGGGCTCTTATATTCCATACCTTCTCCACTGGATGTATAACCTTCTCCTAAATTCCTAGAAGTTTTCTCAGACCCTCCATAGACTGAACATCCCCATACACAAGAACCACATTGATTTTGTCCAAGGAGAAGGGTTTCAGCAAAGGGCTTAATATTAAATGTTGGAATTCTGTGTGTCATAGCATTGCAAATGTCCCTCTTGAACAGCTTTGGTTTTTAGTgttttaagaaacatttcaccaCTATCATCATCTGATATGATGAGGCCAATCCAATTCCATCCAAAATATTCCAGGAGCTGAACAATGCCATCAAACTGTGGGTTTTCATTTGGAACCATTCAAAAGAGGGAAGGGAACTGAGTTTTATCACCCAACACTGGGTCAATAGAAACATAAGTCagctaaaagagagagaaaacacagaaATATTGGGAAGTTGATTATTATATATGTAAAAAGTCTAGCCCTCTCAAACTTCTGCATCCAATCATTGCATAACTCAATTATTTATTAAAGCCATCCCTCATATTCATGTTATTTATTTGCATTCACAATCAGAAAGGTAGAAACCTTACTAAAATATTTGTTCTATTTTATGTCTCTTATCTTTGTTGTTTCCTTTTTCCAAAGCCATAATTATATAGTTTGTCCTTCATCCAATTGAATCGCCAACTGATATTATAGGCCAAATTTTATAATTTTAGGACAACTACCCTAAATGGAGTCAAAAAAGAGATGGAAAACAATTACTCTTTGGCTGGGGTAAAGCTCAGCTTGGGAGAAGGTGGGTAAGGGAGAGTTTTGGTACTCTTGCATTTAAAGCAATGATGGGCTGTTTATGGGACCCTACTCAGTTGCCCAAGTAGACTCTCTGAATATTACAAGTTGTGATAGGGACACACGTTTTTTGTTGGTATCCTTCTGTATTGAGAGACACTGGAAGACTGCACCACTAGTCAGCTCCAGAATATGGAGACTCACACCTGTGGAAATTTGTAAGTATTCAAGATGTTGGCCAACTGGATGGTGTTCTGAGAGGTCAGATCACCAATGGTGCCCATAAGCTTCTTCTCCCTGGCACAGTTGTCATTGAGGGGATTCCCTTCTTCTGTGACGAGTAGATGAAAAATAGACCAAACCACTCTTTCTGGATTAAAAGCATTCTCCTGTATGTTTGAgcccagagaaatgttggggagcAAGTTGTCACTTCTGTTGATTTCATGAATGGCAAATACAAAGGCTGATAGTGTTTAGAGAATATCCTGCAATGAAATGTTAATGTAATTTAGATCCCCACAATCTTCTGTAAGAGAAATGTGCATTTAATTTTCATGTGCATTTAATTTTCATGAAAACACAGCTGCCAGTCCAAATCCACCAGGTATTACTCAGAAAGGACAGAGAAATTTTTACCTATCCTTTAGCTATAAAGGTTCCAAACTGAAGTTTGGGTTTGATTACTCATCAGAGCTCCATCTGACACAAGTACCCTTCACTCTCATGGCCCCTATTTTTCTCACATATATTAATTTGATAGAATCTTTATAGGCTAACTATAACTCAGCAGAAAGTATTGCATTGAATCCAGCTATTAGCTATTCTCTGCAGGGCCTCCAGCTAGTGACAGCACATCTAGAATAAGCTGAGCACAATCACAGTAATTTTGATAATTGCAGTTCAGATAATCACATTCCTTGAAGTTCTCAAGTCCCTGCACCATCAGAGGAAATGCTCTTAAAGGCTCCcaacacagccaaagtctgctcTTCATGCAGAAATGAAAGGGTTTAATAAGCCTTGTGAGAATCAAAGTGCGAAGGTCTCTGAACAGATTACTACTAATATCAACTTCTGGGAGTAACTTCTTACAAAGGTTGCTGGGTGACCTGCACCCCtataaaatatcaataaaatgaaataaataaaataaaataaaataaaattgttattttatttacatatatggaTATTGGTACCTTTGTTTTCCACTGCCCCTCCATGGAACTTAAAGTGGCATTTTCCTCCCAATATGATCCTCATACCAATCCTTCGATGCAGGCTTGACTGAGAAGctgaaaaaagcaacagcaaccctGACCTTGTTTGCCTGCTGTGTACCACCTATTGAAGCTGGACTGGGAGGGGGTgaacccccttcccttcccttcccttcccttcccttcccttcccttcccttcccttcccttcccttcccttcccttccccttatTTCAGCTGAACTTCCCTCAAGATCCACATCTTGCAGGATTGGCTAACCCATGACATGAGGTGAGGTGAGCTATCTGTCAAGACATAAAGCTCTCTGTCCCTCAATGCAGTTTGCATTATTTCAGCTACTGCAATGGAAGACCTGGTTCTTTTACTTTAAGAAAATTGCCTCTATGCCTGGAAGCACTCCATAAAGTTATCATTGTTGCAGACTCCAGTCACATTTAAAGTAGCCTTTTCAAATACACAAAATAAGCTTCTATCCATTCAGACAGGGGTCCAAATAGACACCTTTCCCAAATTCAAACCTTTCCCCGCTTAATGCCCAAGGATGGCCAGTGATAAGTACCCATCTCCTGGAACGCAGTAAAATAACTTCTACCTTCCCAGTAGACAACCCAATATTTCCTCTGGatgaaaatggtggtggtgggggaatcaTATAAAAGGTCCTTTTGTGATCTAATTGTTTGAAAACGTTTAAAGAAAGAATACCAAACTgtagccttttttattttaaatagacCATTTTCATAACAACAAATTTTAATAAAGCATACTTTAATAAAAtagatacattcatttttatgcttggatggcttttatttttaatgtctctctctctctctctctctctctctctgtgtgtgtgtgtgtgtgtgtgtgtattgtagtTATCATGTGAGATGACCACTGAGTTTAAAACACATTAGAAAACCTGAGGAAATAAATTTGCTTCATTCGCTGCCTTTCCCATTTTTTCCTCATGGCATTTTATGTCCTTCAAGAAATAAAAGAATTTGAAGGTTTAAGCAtcatctctttttttctttcctatcTGTTCTCTGGTGTTCAGATCAGGTCTCATTAAGATGCCCAGGAGATGGGCATTGAAGAAGAGCCGAGAGAAAACATTAAGGGAAAACTAATTACGGAATTGGCAAATTGGTTAGAAGTAAAGGAAGAGGAGGTCGCCTACACGATAGAAAACGCCTTTAGGATTAAAACAAGAACATACCAGAATAAGCTTAAGAAACCCATTGGAGACTGTTTGGTAATGTTTAATTCAATGGGAATGAGAAATTTGATACTTAAAACGAGCTaccataaaaaattaataataggcgGTAGACCAATAATTGTCCTGAAAGAGATCCCGGTCAGACTACTGCGTAAGAGGGAGGGATATAGACACATAACAGGCACCCTGAGAAGGAATAACATCCAATTTAGATGGGAATTCCCTGAGGGAATTGCATTTTTCTTCAAAGACAAGAGATTTAGACTGACCAGTCCCTTAGACATAGAGAAGTTCCTGAGAAGATACGAGAAGGAGCTTAGTAAAAAAGAGATTGGAGTAATAGATAGAAAGGACGCTAAAGAGGGTGGaaatgagggagggggaagggagaggttgctgaaaaggggggggagggtgagggcgaggaagaagagggggaaagtagcgtgcaagaagaagaatcagaggaagaggaggaaagaaagaactgAAAGTAGACACAAACGTATTGCTTTATCTTAATAATGTCATTAACTTTTTTAACCTGGAATGTTAACGGTCTAAATGAGaaactaaaaagaaataaaatagagaaagttctgagaaataaaaaatgtgacgtGGTCTGCTGCCAAGAAACCCACGTGGCCAAAAAACACAAGCGTATACTGATTAATAAGAGGCTGGGAATGGAGTTTATTAACTCAGCGGTGAACAAAAAGAGAGGGTTGGTCATCTACGCTAAAGAGAAACTGGAACCCAAAATAATATGTAGAGATGAGGACGCGAGGATCCTTGGGATCCAAATTACCCATCAAGGGGAAAGACTTAATGTTGTATCGGTATATGCCCCCAATACAAATAAAGCTGAGTTTTTCAAAAAACTGGAACAAATACTATTAGAACTAGAAAATCATAATCTAATCTTACTAGGCGATCTGAATGGAGTCCCTGACCCCAAACTagatagaagtgaaaaaagaaagagagggaaacagGGGAAACTCCCCAAAACATTTGATGACCTTCAAGAAAACCTAGActtaattgatatttggagatTCAAAAACTCAACAGGAAAACAGTTTACATATTTCTCTGGAGTTCACCAGAGCTGGggcagaatcgaccaaatctgggtctcCAGAGAGCTTTCGTTAAGACCGGGGAGATGCATAATAGAGCCCAGAACACTATCGGATCACAACTCAATCCTCCTGGAAATAAAGTACCCACCATCAGGTATATACCGATGGAGAATGAACGATTATGTATTGGAACAGGATGAGATTGTAGATCAAGCAAAGAATACTTTAAAAGAGTATTTCGACCTAAACCTCCATAAAGAAACCAAAATCAATGTGGTCTGGGACGCTAGTAAAGCAGTCCTCAGAGgtttcttgattcaacaaaacaaATACAGGAAGAAtctaagagaagaaaagaagaaagagctaactaaacaattaaaagaaatagaGGACAAATTAATAACAAACCCGGGGGATGAAAGGCTTAAACAAATTCATAAATTATTACAAACTCAATACTCAACAATGCTGAATCAGGAGATAGAATGGGGTATAAAGAGGATGAAACAGAAGttctttgaatcagcaaacaaaactgGCAAGCTCTTAGCGTGGcaactaaggaaaaagaaaaagcaaatggtgattaataaaattaaaCTTGAAGATCAAACAATAGAGGACCCTAGTGAGATAAAGGGCAAGTTTCTTCAATATTATGAAAACTTgtataaaaagaaagagggagaagacatAAGTGAGATTGAAAGATACCTGGAAGGGAATGGGAATGAAGAACTGTCAGGGGAAGAAAAGGCATCCCTCAACGAACCAGTAACAGCAGATGAGATTAGAGACGCAATAAAGAAATTGAAACCCGGAAAAACCCCCGGCCCAGATGGCCTCTCCCAAAAATACTACAAATCCCTAGAGGAACAACTAATTCCGGTACTCTGTAATGTAATTAACAACATCCTCCAAGGAGGGGAAATGCCTGACTCCTGGAGAGAGGCATATATCACTCTAATACCTAAAGGAGACTCAGATACGcttaatataaaaaattacagaCCAATTTCGTTGCTTAACAATGACTACAAGATCTTTGCAGGAATAAtggcaaatagattaaaaaaatatttgaacaGAACAATACACAAGGATCAAGCCGGATTCCTGCCTGGTAGGCAGATAAAGGATAACGTGAGGCATGTAATTAATATAATCGAATATCTGGATCTCAAGACCGACATCCCAGCTGCCTTAATTTTTgttgacgccgaaaaggcgttcgATAACGTATCTTGGCAATTTCTTCTTAAATGTATGGAGAGGGCAGGAATAAGAGGGCCATTTCTAGAAGGTATTAGAGCGATCTACTCAAACCAAAAAGCGAAACTTATCATTAATAGTAACCTAACAGACTCATTTACGATTACAAAAGGTACAAGGCAAGGATGCCCATTATCACCCCTGCTATTTATTATGGTTTTGGAGGTCATATTAAATAAGATCAGAGGAACAACAGAAGTAAGAGGGATTAAGATAGGTAGAAAAGAATATAAAGTAAAGGCTTATGCGGATGACCTAGTAATATCAATAGAAGAACCTCAAGAAA
Protein-coding regions in this window:
- the LOC114582276 gene encoding vomeronasal type-2 receptor 26-like, which codes for MQGNFVLQSFLSHYRPIPKNYQHVLAFIFAMQEINKNAKFLSNITLGSTFYENAFNPLRTCQNTLALLFMGQRNPPNYHCNEEDKLIAIVGGLTSQNSNQMANILNIYKIPQLSYGSLDPGLSDQRRFPSFFQMVPNEEAQYDGIVWLLRKFGWNWIGLLVSDDDSGETFLRTLRQRLSQNNLCISWTVVIPLVTSYLSHDLLNQKLKPILFALTRREMNVILVYGDSQSLEGLRLVLVSCEVLFMYPVERVWITTSQWDFTAVLVGEKFTSKSFNGTFSFTLHSNSIPGFQDFLQTINPWQPNLYFIQQFWASAFLCSFPDNNLIDTTYEPCTGREKLEKLTGPVFEMEMSSQSYTIYNAVHAVAHALHSMYSSRAKQNVLGEKWRQQKVQPWQLHSFLKNIHFNNSAGEEISLDEKGQQAGGYDLLNLVTFPNESFQRVRVGRVDPQAPSGKEFAVDESAIAWNPKFKKMLPISTCVESCHPGQSMFPQQGKQICCYDCVQCPKGRISVQKDADQCEKCPDDHYPNAFQDQCIPKKISYLSYEEPLGAILASLALVLSLVTVVVMGTFGLHWNTPIVKANNWGITCTLLSSLLLCFLCSFLFIGRPTKVTCVLRQTVFGIVFSIAVACVLAKTLTVVLAFLVTKPGNSLRKWLGKRLAGSLITFCSLIQAGICLGWLASSPPFSEFDLHSQEGQIIVQCNEGSDIMFHLILGYMGLLAIVSFSVAFFARKLPDTFNEAKLITFSMLVFCSVWLSFVPTYLSTKGKYMVAVEIFSILASTAGLLGCIFLPKIVIILFRPQMNSKERLVRK